The proteins below are encoded in one region of Triticum aestivum cultivar Chinese Spring chromosome 1B, IWGSC CS RefSeq v2.1, whole genome shotgun sequence:
- the LOC123113438 gene encoding uncharacterized protein produces MLALLAAIDLQGGAPCWTLPSPTLLVLLRRYECPITCAQVKREVELPMLDLQDVLWSRTALCRGSRLERLLLLLYNAAATTTTTHRFGHEHILGVDLHFKKLTSGSTWSTTF; encoded by the exons ATGCTAGCGCTCCTCGCCGCCATCGACCTGCAAGGAGGAGCGCCGTGTTGGACGCTGCCATCTCCGACGCTGCTGGTACTCCTCCGCCGCTACGAGTGCCCCATCACCTGCGCCCAGGTCAAGCGCGAAGTCGAGCTCCCCATGCTTGACCTGCAAG ATGTACTGTGGTCAAGAACTGCTCTCTGCCGCGGGAGTAGATTGGAAAGGCTGCTGCTGCTCCTGTACAATGCGGCTGCTACTACCACTACCACTCATCGATTCGGGCATG AGCACATTCTTGGAGTGGATCTGCATTTCAAAAAGTTAACAAGTGGGAGTACATGGAGTACTACATTTTAA
- the LOC123113502 gene encoding protein disulfide isomerase-like 2-1, which produces MATPQIYRKTLLPVLLLLAAAALYPAAADGDEVLALTESTFEKEVGQDRGALVEFYAPWCGHCKKLAPEYEKLAASFKKAKSVLIAKVDCDEHKSVCSKYGVSGYPTIQWFPKGSLEPKKYEGQRTAEALTEYVNSEAATNVKIAAVPSSVVVLTEETFDSVVLDETKDVLVEFYAPWCGHCKSLAPIYEKVASVFKQDEGVVIANLDADKYTSLAEKYGVSGFPTLKFFPKGNKAGEEYESGRELDDFVKFINEKSGTSRDSKGQLTSEAGLVASLDALVKEFHSAADDKRKEILSKIEEEAAKLSGPAVKHGKIYVNVAKKILQKGSDYTKKETERLHRLLEKSISPSKADEFAIKKNILSAFSS; this is translated from the exons ATGGCGACCCCTCAGATCTACCGCAAAACCCTCCTCCCCGTCCTACTCCTGCTCGCGGCCGCGGCGCTCTACCCAGCCGCCGccgacggcgacgaggtgctcgccCTCACGGAGTCCACCTTCGAGAAGGAGGTCGGCCAGGACCGTGGCGCGCTCGTCGAGTTCTACGCTCCCTG GTGTGGCCACTGCAAGAAGCTTGCTCCGGAATATGAGAAGCTTGCTGCAAGTTTTAAAAAGGCTAAATCAGTCTTGATTGCCAAG GTTGACTGCGATGAGCACAAGAGTGTGTGCAGCAAGTATGGAGTTTCTGGCTACCCCACAATCCAGTGGTTTCCCAAAGGTTCCTTGGAGCCCAAGAA GTATGAGGGTCAACGCACTGCTGAAGCCCTTACAGAATATGTTAACTCTGAAGCAG CAACCAATGTGAAGATAGCAGCAGTTCCTTCAAGTGTTGTGGTTCTGACCGAGGAAACCTTTGACTCAGTTGTCCTTGATGAAACCAAAGATGTCCTTGTTGAGTTCTATGCCCCATG GTGTGGTCACTGCAAGAGTCTTGCTCCG ATATATGAGAAGGTGGCCTCTGTTTTCAAGCAAGATGAGGGTGTTGTGATTGCTAATCTTGATGCTGACAAATACACAAGCTTGGCTGAGAA GTATGGAGTTTCTGGTTTTCCCACATTGAAGTTCTTCCCGAAGGGTAACAAAGCTGGTGAAGAGTATGAGAGCGGTCGGGAGTTAGATGACTTTGTTAAGTTCATTAATGAGAAAAGTGGAACTAGCCGTGATTCGAAGGGTCAGCTTACTTCAGAG GCTGGGCTTGTGGCAAGTTTGGATGCTCTTGTCAAGGAATTTCACAGTGCTGCTGATGACAAGCGGAAGGAAATCCTCTCTAAAATTGAAGAGGAGGCTGCGAAGCTCAGTGGTCCTGCTGTCAA GCACGGAAAGATCTATGTGAATGTTGCAAAGAAGATATTGCAGAAGGGCTCTGACTATACCAAGAAGGAAACTGAGAGGCTTCATCGCTTGTTGGAGAAG TCGATCAGTCCTTCCAAAGCCGATGAATTCGCCATCAAGAAGAACATTCTTTCAGCCTTCTCCTCTTAA
- the LOC123113506 gene encoding uncharacterized protein isoform X2, translating to MAGGSGEGAAMSPPSSSGVGGGSGGGKRGRDPEEDVYVDNLHSHKRYLSEIMASSLNGLSVGDSLADNIMESPARSESSSCVRDEIISQYSPMSEDSDDYRYFDTQLNPNGSQGDAMVSPSTSPMSSPHRFQKPQAGFLPSSPYPLPSCSLSSVACSHPRRGSENEGRFPSSPNDMCHGADLRRTALLRSVQMRVHGPHAYDPSFGSRQEQEHVHEHDDEHGHEHLEDLGGPERPSCRKSIDNEASGYQGAENSYGRQERDIDYIGGCTADDVLSGPKFKQEDDNQGTN from the exons ATGGCGGGTGGCAGCGGCGAGGGCGCCGCAATgtcgccgccttcctcctccggtgttggcggcggcagcggtggcggaaAGCGCGGGAGGGATCCGGAGGAGGACGTGTACGTGGACAACCTCCACTCCCACAAGCGGTACCTCAGCGAG ATAATGGCGTCCAGCCTGAACGGGCTGTCTGTTGGAGATTCGCTTGCCGACAACATCATGGAGTCCCCTGCGAGGTCGGAGAGTTCCTCTTGTGTCAG GGACGAAATAATCTCCCAATACTCACCAATGTCAGAAGACTCAGATGACTACCGGTACTTCGACACACAACTAAACCCCAACGGGAGTCAAGGCGATGCAATGGTCAGCCCATCAACTAGTCCAATGTCATCTCCTCATCGGTTCCAGAAACCGCAAGCTGGTTTCCTACCATCAAGCCCATATCCTCTCCCCAGCTGCTCCCTCTCATCCGTAGCTTGCTCTCACCCTCGACGTGGCTCTGAGAATGAAGGCCGGTTCCCGTCTTCACCCAATGACATGTGCCACGGCGCAGACCTGAGGCGAACCGCGCTACTGAGGTCGGTGCAGATGAGGGTGCATGGTCCCCATGCATACGACCCGTCATTCGGCAGCCGGCAGGAGCAAGAGCATGTCCATGAGCATGATGATGAACATGGTCATGAACATCTGGAAGATTTGGGAGGGCCGGAAAGACCATCTTGCAGGAAATCAATTGATAATGAAGCTAGTGGCTACCAGGGGGCTGAAAACAGCTATGGGCGGCAGGAGCGCGATATTGATTACATCGGCGGCTGCACAGCTGATGATGTCTTGAGTGGCCCCAAGTTCAAGCAAGAAGATGATAACCAAG GTACTAACTGA
- the LOC123113506 gene encoding uncharacterized protein isoform X1 — translation MAGGSGEGAAMSPPSSSGVGGGSGGGKRGRDPEEDVYVDNLHSHKRYLSEIMASSLNGLSVGDSLADNIMESPARSESSSCVRDEIISQYSPMSEDSDDYRYFDTQLNPNGSQGDAMVSPSTSPMSSPHRFQKPQAGFLPSSPYPLPSCSLSSVACSHPRRGSENEGRFPSSPNDMCHGADLRRTALLRSVQMRVHGPHAYDPSFGSRQEQEHVHEHDDEHGHEHLEDLGGPERPSCRKSIDNEASGYQGAENSYGRQERDIDYIGGCTADDVLSGPKFKQEDDNQGNSDASMDKTR, via the exons ATGGCGGGTGGCAGCGGCGAGGGCGCCGCAATgtcgccgccttcctcctccggtgttggcggcggcagcggtggcggaaAGCGCGGGAGGGATCCGGAGGAGGACGTGTACGTGGACAACCTCCACTCCCACAAGCGGTACCTCAGCGAG ATAATGGCGTCCAGCCTGAACGGGCTGTCTGTTGGAGATTCGCTTGCCGACAACATCATGGAGTCCCCTGCGAGGTCGGAGAGTTCCTCTTGTGTCAG GGACGAAATAATCTCCCAATACTCACCAATGTCAGAAGACTCAGATGACTACCGGTACTTCGACACACAACTAAACCCCAACGGGAGTCAAGGCGATGCAATGGTCAGCCCATCAACTAGTCCAATGTCATCTCCTCATCGGTTCCAGAAACCGCAAGCTGGTTTCCTACCATCAAGCCCATATCCTCTCCCCAGCTGCTCCCTCTCATCCGTAGCTTGCTCTCACCCTCGACGTGGCTCTGAGAATGAAGGCCGGTTCCCGTCTTCACCCAATGACATGTGCCACGGCGCAGACCTGAGGCGAACCGCGCTACTGAGGTCGGTGCAGATGAGGGTGCATGGTCCCCATGCATACGACCCGTCATTCGGCAGCCGGCAGGAGCAAGAGCATGTCCATGAGCATGATGATGAACATGGTCATGAACATCTGGAAGATTTGGGAGGGCCGGAAAGACCATCTTGCAGGAAATCAATTGATAATGAAGCTAGTGGCTACCAGGGGGCTGAAAACAGCTATGGGCGGCAGGAGCGCGATATTGATTACATCGGCGGCTGCACAGCTGATGATGTCTTGAGTGGCCCCAAGTTCAAGCAAGAAGATGATAACCAAGGTAATTCTGACGCCAGTATGGATAAAACTAGATAG
- the LOC123113518 gene encoding heparan-alpha-glucosaminide N-acetyltransferase, translating into MDATVVAVASDGDDGDRRRPLLETGNEILPYPESLSRPQPPGADAKPEQQKPQRVASLDVFRGLTVAMMILVDDAGGAWPGINHAPWFGVTVADFVMPAFLFIIGVSAALVFKKTPNKIATSKKAACRAIKLFILGVILQGGYIHGRHKLTYGVDLDHIRWLGVLQRIAIGYFLAAISEIWLVNNTSVDSTVSFVKKYFVEWIMAIMISALYIGLVFGLYVPNWEFKVQTSSSAFSNPTNDVGFKTVQCGLRGSLGPPCNAVGFVDRVLLGESHLYKNPVYKRTKECSINSPDYGPLPPNAPDWCLAPFDPEGLLSTLMAAVSCFVGLHFGHVLIHCKTHSQRMMSWLLASTVLTVSGFLLQLLGMPFSKPLYTVSYMLLAGGVSGFLLLLLYGIVDVIHIKKPLILFQWMGMNALIVYVLAACELFPTLIQGFYWRSPENNLVDATESLLQAIFHSKRWGTLAFVLVEIIFWCLAACFLHMKGVYLKL; encoded by the exons ATGGACGCCACCGTGGTCGCCGTCGCCAGCGACGGAGATGACGGcgaccgccgccgccccctccttgagACCGGAAACGAGATCCTCCCATACCCCGAATCCCTTTCGCGGCCGCAGCCGCCGGGGGCGGATGCGAAGCCCGAGCAGCAGAAGCCGCAGCGGGTGGCCTCGCTCGATGTGTTCCGCGGTCTCACCGTCGCC ATGATGATACTCGTGGACGACGCCGGCGGGGCGTGGCCGGGGATAAACCACGCGCCGTGGTTCGGGGTGACTGTGGCGGACTTCGTCATGCCGGCCTTCCTCTTCATCATCGGCGTCTCCGCCGCCCTCGTCTTCAAG AAAACACCAAACAAGATAGCAACATCCAAGAAGGCTGCATGTAGGGCTATCAAGCTTTTCATCTTGGGCGTAATTTTGCAAG GAGGATACATTCATGGACGGCACAAATTAACTTATGGCGTTGATTTGGATCATATTCGATGGCTAGGTGTGTTACAG AGAATAGCTATTGGATACTTTCTAGCAGCAATTTCTGAGATTTGGCTTGTGAACAATACTTCGGTGGATTCGACAGTATCATTTGTGAAGAAGTACTTCGTGGAGTG GATCATGGCCATAATGATTTCAGCTCTGTACATTGGCTTGGTATTTGGTCTATATGTTCCAAACTGGGAATTTAAAGTTCAGACTAGCAGTTCGGCCTTTTCAAATCCAACCAATGATGTTGGGTTCAAAACG GTCCAGTGTGGACTTAGAGGTAGTCTTGGACCACCTTGCAATGCAGTTGGCTTTGTAGATCGGGTTTTGCTTGGGGAAAGTCACCTGTACAAGAACCCAGTGTACAAAAGAACTAAG GAATGCAGTATTAATTCCCCTGATTATGGACCGCTTCCTCCGAATGCGCCAGACTGGTGCCTGGCTCCCTTTGACCCGGAGGGTTTATTAAG TACATTGATGGCTGCAGTGAGTTGCTTTGTTGGTTTGCATTTTGGTCATGTCTTGATTCATTGCAAG ACTCATTCACAGCGAATGATGTCATGGCTGCTAGCTTCAACGGTGCTAACAGTCTCAGGATTTTTATTACAATTATTAG GTATGCCTTTCAGCAAGCCTTTGTATACTGTGAGCTACATGCTGCTGGCTGGTGGAGTATCCGGGTTCCTTCTGTTGCTGCTATACGGCATA GTCGATGTTATCCACATCAAGAAGCCATTAATTCTGTTCCAGTGGATGGGCATGAATGCGCTTATAGTATATGTCCTGGCAGCTTGTGAGCTCTTCCCTACGCTTATTCAAGGGTTCTACTGGCGGTCACCCGAGAACAACCTG GTGGATGCCACGGAGTCTCTGCTCCAGGCCATCTTCCATTCGAAACGTTGGGGCACCTTGGCCTTCGTCCTCGTGGAGATCATCTTCTGGTGCTTGGCTGCCTGCTTCCTCCACATGAAAGGCGTTTACCTGAAACTGTAG